One Coregonus clupeaformis isolate EN_2021a chromosome 21, ASM2061545v1, whole genome shotgun sequence DNA window includes the following coding sequences:
- the LOC121535302 gene encoding BTB/POZ domain-containing protein KCTD1 isoform X2 has translation MLWRQNMIYMDNRSSMSRPMITRSPASPLSNQGIPTAAQLTKSNAPVHIDVGGHMYTSSLATLTKYPESRIGRLFDGTEPIVLDSLKQHYFIDRDGHMFRYILNFLRISKLLIPDDFKDYSLLYEEARYFQLQPMLAELERWRQDRDLARVSRPCECLVVRVAPDLGERITLSGDKALIEDVFPEIGDVMCNSVNAGWNHDSTHVIRFPLNGYCHLNSVQVLERLQQRGFEIVGSCGGGVDSSQFSEYVLRRELRRAGQRGGPNSNRIKQEQLD, from the exons ATGTTATGGAGACAAAACATGATATATATG GATAACCGTTccagcatgtccaggcccatgaTCACCAGATCACCAGCATCCCCCTTGAGTAACCAGGGCATCCCGACGGCCGCCCAGCTCACCAAGtccaatgcccccgtgcacattGACGTGGGTGGACACATGTACACCAGCAGTCTGGCCACGTTAACCAAGTACCCAGAGTCCAG aATCGGGCGTCTCTTCGACGGCACAGAGCCCATAGTGTTGGACAGCCTGAAGCAGCACTACTTCATAGACAGGGATGGACACATGTTCCGCTACATCCTCAACTTCCTCAGGATCTCCAAGCTCCTCATCCCAGACGACTTCAAA GACTACAGTCTGCTGTACGAGGAGGCCCGGTACTTCCAGCTGCAGCCCATGCTGGCCGAGCTGGAGCGATGGCGCCAGGACCGCGACCTGGCCCGGGTGTCACGCCCCTGCGAGTGCCTGGTGGTGCGCGTGGCACCCGACCTGGGAGAGAGGATCACGCTGAGCGGAGACAAAGCCCTCATCGAGGACGTGTTCCCAGAGATCGGAGACGTCATGTGCAACTCTGTCAACGCAGGCTGGAACCACGACTCCACACACGTAATCCGCTTCCCGCTCAATGGATACTGCCACCTCAACTCCGTCCAG GTCTTGGAGCGTCTGCAGCAGCGTGGCTTTGAGATCGTCGGATCATGTGGTGGGGGCGTGGACTCATCCCAGTTCAGCGAGTACGTCCTGAGGAGGGAACTGAGGAGGGCGGGCCAGAGAGGAGGGCCTAACTCAAACCGGATAAAACAGGAACAGCTGGACTAG
- the LOC121535302 gene encoding BTB/POZ domain-containing protein KCTD1 isoform X1: MDTTDIMDLTHQKTRKRPRPISSVDESVVQASLKRISMRTAECGDAPFIYSRGDPLPAASLKQNDYSVSSSPATVLSAQDNRSSMSRPMITRSPASPLSNQGIPTAAQLTKSNAPVHIDVGGHMYTSSLATLTKYPESRIGRLFDGTEPIVLDSLKQHYFIDRDGHMFRYILNFLRISKLLIPDDFKDYSLLYEEARYFQLQPMLAELERWRQDRDLARVSRPCECLVVRVAPDLGERITLSGDKALIEDVFPEIGDVMCNSVNAGWNHDSTHVIRFPLNGYCHLNSVQVLERLQQRGFEIVGSCGGGVDSSQFSEYVLRRELRRAGQRGGPNSNRIKQEQLD, from the exons ATGGACACAACGGATATCATGGATTTAACGCATCAGAAAACGAGAAAACGCCCGCGTCCAATCAGTTCTGTGGATGAGTCCGTAGTACAAGCGTCCCTGAAACGAATCTCAATGCGAACGGCGGAATGCGGGGACGCTCCGTTCATATACTCAAGAGGCGACCCCTTACCTGCAGCATCACTGAAGCAGAATGATTATTCTGTGTCTTCCTCGCCAGCCACAGTTTTGTCAGCGCAG GATAACCGTTccagcatgtccaggcccatgaTCACCAGATCACCAGCATCCCCCTTGAGTAACCAGGGCATCCCGACGGCCGCCCAGCTCACCAAGtccaatgcccccgtgcacattGACGTGGGTGGACACATGTACACCAGCAGTCTGGCCACGTTAACCAAGTACCCAGAGTCCAG aATCGGGCGTCTCTTCGACGGCACAGAGCCCATAGTGTTGGACAGCCTGAAGCAGCACTACTTCATAGACAGGGATGGACACATGTTCCGCTACATCCTCAACTTCCTCAGGATCTCCAAGCTCCTCATCCCAGACGACTTCAAA GACTACAGTCTGCTGTACGAGGAGGCCCGGTACTTCCAGCTGCAGCCCATGCTGGCCGAGCTGGAGCGATGGCGCCAGGACCGCGACCTGGCCCGGGTGTCACGCCCCTGCGAGTGCCTGGTGGTGCGCGTGGCACCCGACCTGGGAGAGAGGATCACGCTGAGCGGAGACAAAGCCCTCATCGAGGACGTGTTCCCAGAGATCGGAGACGTCATGTGCAACTCTGTCAACGCAGGCTGGAACCACGACTCCACACACGTAATCCGCTTCCCGCTCAATGGATACTGCCACCTCAACTCCGTCCAG GTCTTGGAGCGTCTGCAGCAGCGTGGCTTTGAGATCGTCGGATCATGTGGTGGGGGCGTGGACTCATCCCAGTTCAGCGAGTACGTCCTGAGGAGGGAACTGAGGAGGGCGGGCCAGAGAGGAGGGCCTAACTCAAACCGGATAAAACAGGAACAGCTGGACTAG
- the LOC121535302 gene encoding BTB/POZ domain-containing protein KCTD1 isoform X4 produces the protein MSRPMITRSPASPLSNQGIPTAAQLTKSNAPVHIDVGGHMYTSSLATLTKYPESRIGRLFDGTEPIVLDSLKQHYFIDRDGHMFRYILNFLRISKLLIPDDFKDYSLLYEEARYFQLQPMLAELERWRQDRDLARVSRPCECLVVRVAPDLGERITLSGDKALIEDVFPEIGDVMCNSVNAGWNHDSTHVIRFPLNGYCHLNSVQVLERLQQRGFEIVGSCGGGVDSSQFSEYVLRRELRRAGQRGGPNSNRIKQEQLD, from the exons atgtccaggcccatgaTCACCAGATCACCAGCATCCCCCTTGAGTAACCAGGGCATCCCGACGGCCGCCCAGCTCACCAAGtccaatgcccccgtgcacattGACGTGGGTGGACACATGTACACCAGCAGTCTGGCCACGTTAACCAAGTACCCAGAGTCCAG aATCGGGCGTCTCTTCGACGGCACAGAGCCCATAGTGTTGGACAGCCTGAAGCAGCACTACTTCATAGACAGGGATGGACACATGTTCCGCTACATCCTCAACTTCCTCAGGATCTCCAAGCTCCTCATCCCAGACGACTTCAAA GACTACAGTCTGCTGTACGAGGAGGCCCGGTACTTCCAGCTGCAGCCCATGCTGGCCGAGCTGGAGCGATGGCGCCAGGACCGCGACCTGGCCCGGGTGTCACGCCCCTGCGAGTGCCTGGTGGTGCGCGTGGCACCCGACCTGGGAGAGAGGATCACGCTGAGCGGAGACAAAGCCCTCATCGAGGACGTGTTCCCAGAGATCGGAGACGTCATGTGCAACTCTGTCAACGCAGGCTGGAACCACGACTCCACACACGTAATCCGCTTCCCGCTCAATGGATACTGCCACCTCAACTCCGTCCAG GTCTTGGAGCGTCTGCAGCAGCGTGGCTTTGAGATCGTCGGATCATGTGGTGGGGGCGTGGACTCATCCCAGTTCAGCGAGTACGTCCTGAGGAGGGAACTGAGGAGGGCGGGCCAGAGAGGAGGGCCTAACTCAAACCGGATAAAACAGGAACAGCTGGACTAG
- the LOC121535302 gene encoding BTB/POZ domain-containing protein KCTD1 isoform X3, whose protein sequence is MFQDNRSSMSRPMITRSPASPLSNQGIPTAAQLTKSNAPVHIDVGGHMYTSSLATLTKYPESRIGRLFDGTEPIVLDSLKQHYFIDRDGHMFRYILNFLRISKLLIPDDFKDYSLLYEEARYFQLQPMLAELERWRQDRDLARVSRPCECLVVRVAPDLGERITLSGDKALIEDVFPEIGDVMCNSVNAGWNHDSTHVIRFPLNGYCHLNSVQVLERLQQRGFEIVGSCGGGVDSSQFSEYVLRRELRRAGQRGGPNSNRIKQEQLD, encoded by the exons ATGTTTCAG GATAACCGTTccagcatgtccaggcccatgaTCACCAGATCACCAGCATCCCCCTTGAGTAACCAGGGCATCCCGACGGCCGCCCAGCTCACCAAGtccaatgcccccgtgcacattGACGTGGGTGGACACATGTACACCAGCAGTCTGGCCACGTTAACCAAGTACCCAGAGTCCAG aATCGGGCGTCTCTTCGACGGCACAGAGCCCATAGTGTTGGACAGCCTGAAGCAGCACTACTTCATAGACAGGGATGGACACATGTTCCGCTACATCCTCAACTTCCTCAGGATCTCCAAGCTCCTCATCCCAGACGACTTCAAA GACTACAGTCTGCTGTACGAGGAGGCCCGGTACTTCCAGCTGCAGCCCATGCTGGCCGAGCTGGAGCGATGGCGCCAGGACCGCGACCTGGCCCGGGTGTCACGCCCCTGCGAGTGCCTGGTGGTGCGCGTGGCACCCGACCTGGGAGAGAGGATCACGCTGAGCGGAGACAAAGCCCTCATCGAGGACGTGTTCCCAGAGATCGGAGACGTCATGTGCAACTCTGTCAACGCAGGCTGGAACCACGACTCCACACACGTAATCCGCTTCCCGCTCAATGGATACTGCCACCTCAACTCCGTCCAG GTCTTGGAGCGTCTGCAGCAGCGTGGCTTTGAGATCGTCGGATCATGTGGTGGGGGCGTGGACTCATCCCAGTTCAGCGAGTACGTCCTGAGGAGGGAACTGAGGAGGGCGGGCCAGAGAGGAGGGCCTAACTCAAACCGGATAAAACAGGAACAGCTGGACTAG